One Chloroflexota bacterium DNA segment encodes these proteins:
- a CDS encoding dihydrodipicolinate reductase: MTDLIRVVQYGLGPIGSAIARHVVERPGLALVGAVDIDPQKVGRDAGEVIGLGRPLGFPVHAHLSEALAGTAADVAVHSTGSYFDLFKPQIIEILEAGLDVVSTAEELSFPWIAHPAEAEEIDAAARRCGKTALGTGVNPGFLMDTLPITLTAICQSVDHIAVTRVINASNRRGPFQRKIGAGMTPEAFREKMAAGRMGHVGLRESMDHIADTLGKRLVRYEERVEPVLAERPIRTPYVDVAPGQVRGLRQEGRGYTEAGEFVVLTFVAALEAGDEQDTITITGKPDLEVVLRGTNGDLATVAMAVNAIPRVVAAPPGLVTMRDLPPVHHW, translated from the coding sequence ATGACCGATCTCATTCGTGTGGTGCAATACGGCCTTGGCCCTATCGGCAGCGCCATCGCCCGGCACGTGGTGGAGCGCCCCGGGCTGGCGCTGGTGGGCGCGGTGGATATCGACCCGCAGAAGGTCGGCCGCGACGCCGGTGAGGTGATCGGCCTGGGGCGACCGCTGGGCTTCCCCGTGCACGCTCACCTGTCCGAGGCGCTGGCCGGGACGGCCGCCGACGTCGCCGTGCACTCTACCGGCTCCTACTTCGACCTGTTCAAGCCCCAGATCATCGAGATCCTGGAGGCCGGACTGGATGTGGTCTCCACCGCGGAGGAGCTATCCTTCCCCTGGATCGCCCATCCGGCAGAGGCGGAGGAGATCGACGCGGCCGCCCGGCGCTGCGGGAAGACGGCCCTGGGCACCGGCGTAAACCCCGGCTTCCTCATGGACACGCTGCCCATCACCCTGACCGCCATCTGCCAGTCCGTGGATCACATCGCGGTGACCCGGGTGATCAACGCCTCCAACCGGCGGGGGCCGTTTCAGCGCAAGATCGGCGCGGGCATGACGCCCGAGGCGTTTCGGGAGAAGATGGCGGCCGGCCGGATGGGGCACGTCGGCCTGCGGGAGTCGATGGATCACATCGCCGACACGCTGGGGAAACGGCTGGTGCGCTACGAGGAGCGCGTGGAGCCCGTGCTGGCCGAACGACCGATCCGTACCCCCTACGTCGATGTGGCACCGGGACAAGTACGCGGCCTGAGGCAGGAGGGGCGCGGGTACACGGAGGCCGGCGAGTTCGTCGTGCTGACGTTCGTGGCGGCACTGGAAGCCGGCGACGAGCAGGATACCATCACCATCACGGGGAAGCCGGATTTGGAGGTCGTGCTGCGGGGGACCAACGGGGATCTGGCGACGGTGGCCATGGCGGTGAACGCCATCCCACGCGTGGTTGCGGCCCCGCCCGGCCTGGTCACCATGCGGGACCTGCCGCCGGTACACCATTGGTAA
- the dusB gene encoding tRNA dihydrouridine synthase DusB — translation MSGTEVTRPRFWVRDVPVYGDLILAPMAGFSDLPYRSICRELGSAMSYTEFVPANTISHQRALTGHALRRLRYKPEERPVVFQISGSSEDSLVEAAKRIEGLGPDIIDLNLGCPARRVCSGGAGAALLRDPVKIARIFRKLTAALSVPVTGKIRLGWDVQSRNYLEVARAMEENGAALIAVHARTRDQDYSHPAAWEAIAEVKQAVSVPVIGNGDVVTVADIDRMFAETGCDAVMIGRGAMGHPWIFQRIDREQVSVEEKIAMIRRHLREMLDFYGEPLGIILMRKHIPCYLKGY, via the coding sequence ATGAGCGGGACTGAGGTCACTCGACCTCGCTTCTGGGTTCGCGATGTCCCCGTCTACGGCGATTTGATCCTGGCGCCCATGGCCGGGTTCTCCGACCTGCCCTATCGGTCGATCTGTCGGGAACTCGGATCGGCCATGAGCTACACGGAGTTCGTCCCGGCCAACACCATTTCCCATCAGCGGGCGCTGACCGGTCATGCGCTGCGGCGGCTGCGTTACAAGCCGGAGGAGCGCCCGGTGGTGTTCCAGATCTCCGGCTCCTCGGAGGATTCCCTGGTGGAGGCCGCCAAGCGCATCGAGGGGTTGGGGCCGGACATCATCGATCTAAACTTGGGGTGCCCGGCGCGACGCGTGTGCTCGGGGGGCGCTGGGGCTGCCCTCCTGCGGGATCCGGTCAAGATCGCCCGCATCTTCCGGAAGCTGACGGCCGCGCTGTCGGTTCCCGTCACGGGCAAGATCCGTCTGGGATGGGACGTCCAGAGCCGCAACTATCTGGAGGTCGCCCGGGCGATGGAGGAGAACGGGGCGGCGTTGATCGCCGTGCACGCCCGGACGCGGGATCAGGATTATAGCCATCCGGCCGCCTGGGAGGCCATCGCCGAGGTCAAGCAGGCGGTCTCCGTGCCCGTTATCGGCAATGGCGATGTGGTCACGGTGGCCGATATCGACCGGATGTTTGCCGAGACCGGCTGTGATGCCGTGATGATCGGGCGTGGTGCCATGGGGCATCCCTGGATCTTCCAGCGGATCGATCGCGAGCAGGTGTCCGTTGAGGAGAAGATCGCGATGATCCGCCGCCATCTGCGGGAGATGCTGGACTTTTATGGCGAGCCGTTGGGGATCATCCTGATGCGGAAGCACATCCCGTGCTACCTGAAGGGCTACTAA
- a CDS encoding S9 family peptidase, producing the protein MAEKTAYRWMAEKQVHYPLITEVMPSPDGRRVVYAVREPLMTDEKSEFLTHLYLASADGGHPLQLTFGEYSNRGAQWSPDGRYIAFLSTRDGKSNVYVMRADGGEAWALTRYEKTDVSALKWSPDGKQIAFTMVEPPSEEEERAQKAKDDPKLWDEDFDFQHLYVVPFVEGPRTLPEARQITRGRFHVVDFDWLPDGRTLAFTHRPTPVAEDWPETRLSLIAADEDDATPRELAVIADWQAKPAVSPDGQWIACATSDRPIRWAFVGRIVLYPVDGGEPRPLAYTPDGQSSLIGWSEDGQDVYAWESSGVTSQIWALPVTGEPGRPITDDERLKTLPAINRRGQIAFVGQDFHEPNAVYLLDPAAGETSCVTRPAMPEDWPDAPLPKAEVIRWRAPDGLEIEGILIYPLDYEPGRRYPLILEIHGGPAGVFSRGFIASPERYANAAALAERGFAVLRPNPRGSSGYGKEFRLANHADWGGGDYADLMAGVDHLIEQGIADPDRLGVLGWSYGGYMTSWIIGHTDRFKAACVGAGVTNLIAMNGTSDIPSFLPDYFDYEFWDNLQPYLDHSPIFHVKGVSTPTLIQHGEVDKRVPVGQGHELYNALKRQGVPVKMVIYPRQEHGITEPRLSIDVKRRATEWLERWVLGREEEHERD; encoded by the coding sequence ATGGCCGAGAAGACCGCATATCGATGGATGGCTGAGAAGCAGGTCCATTATCCCCTGATCACGGAGGTCATGCCATCGCCGGATGGCCGGCGGGTCGTTTACGCGGTGCGGGAGCCGCTGATGACCGACGAGAAGAGCGAGTTCTTGACCCATCTCTATCTGGCGTCGGCGGACGGGGGCCATCCCCTCCAGCTCACCTTTGGCGAGTACAGCAACCGCGGCGCTCAGTGGTCGCCGGATGGTCGATATATCGCCTTCCTCTCCACTCGCGACGGCAAGTCCAACGTCTACGTCATGCGCGCCGACGGGGGCGAGGCCTGGGCGCTGACCCGGTATGAGAAGACGGACGTGTCCGCGCTGAAGTGGTCCCCCGACGGCAAGCAGATCGCCTTCACCATGGTCGAACCGCCATCTGAGGAAGAGGAGAGGGCGCAGAAGGCGAAGGACGATCCCAAGCTGTGGGATGAGGATTTCGACTTCCAGCATCTGTACGTGGTGCCCTTCGTCGAAGGGCCGCGCACGTTGCCCGAGGCCCGGCAGATCACGCGCGGTCGCTTCCACGTGGTGGACTTCGACTGGCTGCCCGACGGTCGCACGCTGGCCTTCACCCATCGGCCGACGCCCGTGGCCGAGGATTGGCCGGAGACCCGGCTGTCCCTCATCGCCGCGGACGAGGATGACGCGACGCCGCGGGAGCTGGCCGTGATCGCCGACTGGCAGGCGAAGCCGGCCGTCTCCCCGGATGGCCAGTGGATCGCCTGCGCCACCAGCGATCGGCCCATCCGTTGGGCTTTCGTCGGGCGCATCGTGCTCTATCCGGTGGACGGGGGCGAGCCGAGGCCTCTGGCCTACACCCCGGATGGCCAGTCGTCCCTGATCGGCTGGTCGGAGGATGGCCAGGATGTGTACGCGTGGGAGTCCAGCGGCGTCACATCGCAGATCTGGGCGCTGCCCGTCACGGGAGAGCCCGGGCGTCCCATCACCGACGACGAGCGGCTCAAGACGCTCCCGGCCATCAACCGCCGCGGGCAGATCGCCTTCGTCGGCCAGGACTTCCACGAGCCGAACGCGGTCTACCTGCTGGACCCGGCGGCCGGGGAGACCTCGTGCGTCACCCGGCCGGCCATGCCCGAGGATTGGCCCGATGCGCCGCTACCCAAGGCCGAGGTGATCCGCTGGAGGGCGCCCGATGGTCTGGAGATCGAGGGGATCTTGATCTATCCGCTGGATTACGAGCCCGGGCGGCGCTATCCGCTGATCCTGGAGATCCACGGGGGGCCGGCGGGGGTCTTCTCCCGGGGCTTCATCGCCTCGCCCGAGCGGTACGCCAACGCCGCCGCGCTGGCCGAGCGTGGCTTCGCCGTGTTGCGCCCCAACCCGCGCGGTTCCTCCGGCTATGGCAAGGAGTTCCGGCTGGCCAATCACGCCGATTGGGGCGGCGGTGACTATGCCGACCTCATGGCCGGGGTGGATCACCTGATCGAGCAGGGGATCGCCGATCCGGATCGGCTGGGCGTGCTCGGGTGGAGTTACGGTGGTTACATGACGTCCTGGATCATCGGCCACACCGATCGCTTCAAGGCCGCGTGCGTGGGAGCCGGCGTCACCAACCTGATCGCCATGAACGGCACCAGCGACATCCCCAGCTTCCTGCCGGATTACTTCGATTACGAGTTCTGGGACAATCTGCAGCCCTATCTGGATCACTCCCCCATCTTCCACGTGAAGGGGGTGAGCACGCCGACGTTGATCCAACACGGGGAGGTGGACAAGCGGGTGCCGGTCGGCCAGGGGCATGAGCTGTACAACGCGCTGAAGCGGCAGGGCGTGCCGGTGAAGATGGTGATCTACCCACGACAGGAGCACGGCATCACCGAGCCGCGGCTGTCTATCGACGTCAAGCGGCGGGCGACGGAGTGGCTGGAGCGGTGGGTTCTGGGTCGAGAAGAGGAGCATGAGCGGGACTGA
- a CDS encoding glycoside hydrolase family 32 protein, with the protein MSPSEGGEITTLQAEKFPAIRRRMAADGHRPRYHFLPPANWMNDPNGLIQWRGRYHLFYQHNPYGAYWGYMHWGHAVSDDLIHWSDRPIALAPEPGTPWSDGYWTGCAVDDDGVPTLVFTKREEGRELVCLATSRDEELLSWQEAPENPVIDAPPAGMNVVGFRDPYVWREGDAWYMVIGTGIVDVGGAALLYSSPDLRRWEYLGPLLVGEAARHGTMWECPNFFPLGEKHVLIVSIWKQDHVRYFVGTYADRRFTPEREGVIDGGFRLFAPQVMRDDRGRRLMFGWVMEGRAEAACREAGWAGVMSLPRVLSLSSDGTLATAPAPEIRALRGEHFHLGASPITPGAERVMPISGDCLEIAAEFESGEGTLGLKLRCAPDGSEQTIIGYDGTTGRLFLDGRRTSLSPDAQGDYYEMPFSPPDDEPVRLHIFLDRSIVEVFGNDRVCLTGRVYPERADSQEVRVFAEGEGAQLRSLDIWRMQAIWPDGS; encoded by the coding sequence ATGTCCCCATCCGAAGGCGGTGAGATCACCACGCTACAGGCGGAAAAGTTCCCCGCCATCCGACGCCGAATGGCAGCCGATGGACACAGGCCACGATATCACTTCCTCCCCCCTGCCAACTGGATGAACGACCCCAACGGCCTGATCCAATGGCGGGGCCGGTATCATCTCTTCTACCAGCACAACCCATACGGGGCCTACTGGGGATACATGCACTGGGGCCACGCCGTGAGCGACGACCTGATCCACTGGAGCGACCGGCCCATCGCCCTGGCGCCGGAGCCGGGGACCCCGTGGAGCGATGGATATTGGACCGGATGCGCCGTAGACGACGACGGCGTCCCCACGCTGGTGTTCACGAAGCGCGAGGAGGGCCGCGAGCTCGTCTGCCTGGCCACCAGCCGGGATGAGGAGCTGCTAAGCTGGCAGGAGGCCCCTGAGAACCCCGTGATCGACGCGCCGCCAGCGGGCATGAACGTGGTGGGATTTCGCGATCCGTACGTCTGGCGCGAGGGCGACGCGTGGTATATGGTCATCGGAACCGGAATCGTCGACGTGGGCGGCGCCGCCCTGCTCTACAGCTCGCCTGACCTGCGACGCTGGGAATATCTGGGCCCCCTGCTCGTCGGTGAGGCGGCCAGGCACGGGACGATGTGGGAGTGTCCCAATTTCTTCCCGTTAGGCGAAAAGCACGTGCTGATCGTCTCCATCTGGAAGCAAGACCACGTGCGCTACTTCGTGGGCACCTATGCGGATCGCCGGTTCACCCCGGAGCGAGAGGGGGTGATCGACGGGGGGTTCCGCCTCTTCGCGCCGCAGGTGATGCGGGACGATCGAGGACGACGCCTGATGTTCGGGTGGGTGATGGAGGGACGCGCCGAGGCGGCGTGCCGGGAGGCCGGATGGGCGGGCGTCATGTCGCTCCCCCGGGTGCTCTCCCTGTCATCGGATGGGACGCTGGCCACCGCACCGGCTCCCGAGATACGCGCGCTGCGAGGCGAACACTTCCACCTCGGCGCCTCCCCTATCACACCGGGGGCCGAGCGCGTGATGCCCATCTCCGGCGATTGTCTGGAGATCGCAGCCGAGTTCGAGTCAGGCGAGGGGACGCTGGGACTGAAGCTGCGTTGCGCGCCCGACGGCAGCGAGCAGACGATCATCGGATACGACGGCACGACCGGCCGGCTCTTTCTCGATGGCCGACGCACCAGCCTCTCCCCGGATGCCCAAGGCGACTACTACGAGATGCCCTTCTCCCCTCCCGACGACGAGCCGGTCCGGCTCCACATCTTCCTGGACCGCTCCATCGTGGAGGTCTTCGGCAACGATCGCGTCTGCCTGACCGGCCGCGTCTACCCCGAGCGAGCGGACAGCCAGGAGGTTCGGGTGTTCGCCGAGGGAGAAGGGGCACAGCTGAGATCGCTGGACATCTGGCGCATGCAGGCGATCTGGCCGGATGGATCCTGA
- the pdxT gene encoding pyridoxal 5'-phosphate synthase glutaminase subunit PdxT: MRIGVLALQGAFIEHIQILQALGVGAEPVRLPVELEGLDGLIIPGGESTTIGKLAAAYGLLEPIRRMAEAGKPVWGTCAGLILLAREVEGGAPPCLGLMGIRVRRNAFGRQVASFEAELSVPALDAVADPGERGRPFHAVFIRAPQIVRVGDGVTTLARLEGGTIVAAQQGNLLATAFHPELTMDTRFHRYFLALARRVCQEHNEASA, from the coding sequence ATGAGGATCGGGGTGCTGGCGCTACAGGGCGCCTTCATCGAGCACATCCAGATACTGCAGGCGTTGGGGGTGGGGGCGGAGCCGGTTCGCCTCCCGGTGGAGCTGGAGGGGCTCGATGGGCTGATCATCCCGGGCGGAGAGAGCACGACCATTGGGAAGCTGGCGGCGGCCTATGGGCTGCTCGAGCCCATCCGTCGGATGGCGGAGGCAGGGAAGCCCGTCTGGGGCACTTGCGCCGGGTTGATCCTGCTGGCTCGGGAGGTCGAGGGGGGCGCTCCGCCGTGCCTGGGGCTGATGGGCATCCGGGTGCGCCGGAACGCCTTCGGCCGGCAGGTGGCCAGCTTTGAGGCGGAGCTGTCGGTCCCGGCCCTGGACGCGGTCGCCGACCCGGGGGAGCGGGGGCGCCCCTTCCACGCCGTGTTCATTCGAGCGCCCCAGATCGTCCGGGTGGGCGATGGTGTGACCACGCTGGCCCGGCTGGAGGGCGGGACCATCGTGGCGGCCCAGCAGGGGAACCTCCTGGCGACCGCCTTCCACCCCGAGCTTACGATGGATACCCGCTTTCATCGCTACTTCCTGGCCCTGGCCAGGCGGGTGTGTCAGGAACATAATGAAGCATCCGCCTGA
- the pdxS gene encoding pyridoxal 5'-phosphate synthase lyase subunit PdxS has protein sequence MRVERETGTVTVKRGLAQMLKGGVIMDVVTPEQAQIAEEAGACAVMALERVPADIRAQGGVARMSDPERILRIMEAVSIPVMAKCRIGHFVEAQILEALGVDFIDESEVLTPADEEHHIDKHRFKVPFVCGCRNLGEALRRIGEGAAMIRTKGEAGTGNVVEAVRHARAVLGEIRRLTTMAPEERMAYAKEIGAPYALVNETAELGRLPVVNFAAGGIATPADAALMMQLGVDGVFVGSGIFKSADPERRAQAIVQAVTHYDDPHVLAEVSRGLGEPMRGLEIAAIPPQERLAVRGW, from the coding sequence ATGCGTGTGGAAAGGGAAACGGGCACCGTCACAGTCAAGCGAGGTCTGGCTCAGATGCTCAAAGGCGGCGTGATCATGGACGTGGTCACGCCGGAGCAGGCGCAGATCGCGGAGGAAGCGGGCGCCTGCGCGGTCATGGCGCTGGAGCGCGTCCCGGCGGATATCCGCGCGCAGGGCGGCGTGGCCCGCATGAGCGACCCCGAGCGGATCCTCCGGATCATGGAGGCCGTCAGCATCCCGGTCATGGCCAAGTGCCGGATCGGGCACTTCGTGGAGGCTCAGATCCTGGAGGCGTTGGGGGTGGACTTCATCGATGAGTCGGAGGTTCTGACCCCCGCCGACGAGGAGCATCATATCGACAAGCACCGGTTCAAGGTGCCGTTCGTCTGTGGCTGCCGCAACCTGGGCGAGGCGCTGCGTCGCATCGGCGAGGGCGCGGCCATGATCCGCACGAAGGGCGAGGCCGGCACAGGAAACGTGGTGGAAGCCGTGCGTCACGCCCGCGCCGTCCTGGGCGAGATCCGGCGGCTGACGACCATGGCTCCCGAGGAGCGGATGGCCTACGCCAAGGAGATCGGCGCGCCCTATGCGTTGGTTAACGAGACGGCGGAGTTGGGGCGATTGCCGGTGGTGAACTTCGCCGCTGGCGGCATCGCGACCCCGGCCGACGCCGCGCTGATGATGCAGTTGGGGGTAGATGGGGTCTTCGTGGGATCGGGGATCTTCAAGAGCGCCGATCCGGAGCGGCGTGCGCAGGCCATCGTGCAGGCCGTGACCCACTATGACGACCCGCATGTCCTAGCCGAGGTCTCGCGTGGCCTGGGCGAGCCGATGCGTGGGCTGGAGATTGCCGCGATCCCGCCGCAGGAGCGACTGGCCGTGCGAGGTTGGTAG
- a CDS encoding PLP-dependent aminotransferase family protein — protein MQLTLDRHSRVPLYQQIRHQIREMILSGRLPPGTRLPAERALAAALGVNRTTVVNAYRELQADGLVEAHVGRGTTVCAPVLSSEADEDLGLPLSWSNLLTSRARRLHNPLIQEVARLAAQEGIIGLATGVPTPEASPVVDLQQLMRTVVAREEVRVFRDSPTEGLESLREALASHLAFRGCRISASRVLILSGSQQGLDLVARLLLEPGDVVIVEAPTYLGALRVFRAAGARLIGVPVDEAGMRVDLLEPMLARYRPRLIYTIPTFQNPTGATLSPERRQRLLSLARRFQVPILEDDSYGDLYYDEAPPAPLLASDRHDGVLHLGSFSALLGPGLRLGWLVAPTSIVGALTALKQMADLHPGTLVQMMALELLRTGRLDDHLEWARRAYARRRDAMEQALRRHAASELTWEIPQGGFYYWCRLPDGMHARDLLREAADEGVVFVPGEVFFPDGDGESFLRLNFSYPSEAEIGEGVRRLARAIRRLRRRRAAEAVASISSAPRPVV, from the coding sequence ATGCAACTGACACTGGATCGCCACAGTCGGGTTCCACTCTACCAGCAGATCCGGCACCAGATCCGAGAGATGATCCTCTCGGGCAGACTGCCTCCCGGCACCCGGCTCCCCGCCGAACGGGCCCTCGCGGCTGCCCTCGGCGTCAACCGCACTACAGTGGTGAACGCGTATCGAGAGCTGCAGGCGGACGGCTTGGTCGAGGCCCATGTGGGGCGAGGGACGACCGTCTGTGCGCCTGTCCTCTCCTCTGAGGCGGACGAGGATCTGGGCCTGCCCCTGTCCTGGTCGAACCTTCTCACGTCCCGGGCGCGGCGGCTGCACAATCCGCTCATCCAGGAGGTTGCCCGCCTGGCCGCTCAGGAGGGCATCATCGGGCTTGCGACCGGCGTGCCCACCCCGGAGGCATCCCCCGTCGTCGACCTTCAGCAGCTCATGCGCACCGTCGTCGCCCGCGAGGAGGTCCGAGTGTTTCGCGACTCCCCGACGGAGGGGCTGGAGTCGCTGCGTGAGGCGTTGGCGTCACATCTGGCCTTCAGGGGATGCCGTATCTCCGCGAGCCGGGTGCTCATCCTGTCCGGCTCGCAACAGGGGCTGGATCTCGTGGCCCGGTTGCTCCTGGAGCCGGGCGACGTCGTGATCGTCGAGGCGCCGACGTACCTGGGCGCGCTGCGCGTCTTCCGGGCGGCCGGGGCCCGGCTCATCGGCGTGCCTGTGGACGAGGCGGGGATGCGGGTTGATCTGCTGGAGCCGATGCTCGCCCGCTATCGCCCCCGGCTGATCTACACCATCCCCACGTTCCAGAACCCGACCGGCGCCACGTTGAGCCCGGAGCGAAGACAGCGCCTCCTCTCCCTGGCCCGCCGATTCCAGGTGCCGATTCTCGAGGACGACTCCTACGGCGATCTGTATTACGACGAGGCCCCTCCGGCGCCCCTGTTGGCCTCCGATCGTCACGATGGGGTGCTCCATCTAGGCAGCTTTTCGGCGCTGCTGGGGCCCGGATTGCGGCTGGGCTGGCTTGTGGCCCCGACGTCCATCGTGGGGGCGTTGACGGCTCTCAAGCAGATGGCGGATCTGCACCCGGGCACGCTGGTGCAGATGATGGCGCTCGAGCTGTTGCGGACGGGGCGGCTGGATGACCATCTGGAGTGGGCCCGACGTGCCTATGCACGGCGGCGGGACGCGATGGAACAGGCCCTCCGTCGTCATGCGGCCTCCGAGCTCACGTGGGAGATCCCACAGGGAGGCTTTTACTACTGGTGTCGTCTACCGGACGGGATGCATGCCCGGGATCTGCTCCGGGAAGCGGCCGACGAGGGGGTGGTCTTCGTGCCCGGCGAGGTCTTCTTCCCCGATGGGGACGGTGAGTCCTTCCTGCGGCTGAACTTCTCCTATCCCTCGGAGGCCGAGATCGGGGAGGGCGTCCGCCGGCTGGCCCGGGCGATCCGTCGGCTGCGAAGGCGTCGGGCCGCCGAGGCGGTCGCGTCGATAAGCTCCGCCCCCCGGCCCGTGGTGTGA
- a CDS encoding NTPase: MMSHNLLLTGLPGCGKTTVVEKVVAALPSGAAGGFVTHELREGGRRVGFEVRTLDGRRATLAHVNIRSRHRVGRYGVDVEAFEEVGVQALEEALVARRLIVIDEIGKMELFSERFRQAVVEALDAVQPVLATITYRPHPWCDRIKAREDVELWTVTQGNRDALPDRVLDWLRGRAPML, translated from the coding sequence ATGATGTCGCACAACCTGTTGCTCACCGGGCTGCCCGGCTGCGGGAAGACCACCGTCGTCGAGAAGGTCGTCGCCGCGCTGCCGTCGGGCGCGGCGGGCGGCTTCGTGACCCACGAGCTACGCGAGGGTGGCCGTCGCGTCGGGTTCGAGGTGCGCACGCTGGACGGGCGACGCGCCACCTTGGCCCACGTGAACATCCGCTCCCGCCATCGCGTCGGGCGGTACGGGGTGGACGTGGAGGCGTTCGAGGAGGTGGGCGTGCAGGCGCTGGAGGAGGCGCTGGTCGCCCGTCGCCTCATCGTCATCGACGAGATCGGCAAGATGGAGCTGTTCTCGGAACGCTTCCGCCAGGCCGTGGTGGAAGCGCTGGATGCTGTCCAGCCCGTGTTGGCGACCATCACCTATCGTCCTCACCCGTGGTGTGATCGGATCAAGGCTCGCGAGGACGTCGAGCTCTGGACCGTCACACAGGGCAACCGGGACGCGTTGCCCGATCGGGTGCTCGATTGGCTGCGAGGCCGGGCGCCGATGCTGTAG